A window from Vulcanimicrobium alpinum encodes these proteins:
- a CDS encoding NUDIX hydrolase — translation MRIKYEVSAGGLVLRRNGNGLEALLIGRGEPRVWSLPKGHVEAKETHEQAALREVREETGCWAEILSKLSDISYWFYLNRTKHKKSVHFYLMRYLSGDTANHDHEVDEARWFEIKAAKKALKYVNEKRLVDLGLEWLEQEGAGLFEPEVVAVSQSVRDTSA, via the coding sequence ATGCGGATCAAATATGAAGTTTCCGCCGGCGGATTGGTCCTGCGGCGGAACGGCAACGGCTTAGAAGCCCTGCTGATCGGGCGCGGGGAACCGCGCGTGTGGTCGCTCCCCAAGGGGCACGTCGAGGCGAAAGAGACGCACGAGCAGGCTGCCCTGCGCGAGGTCCGCGAGGAGACCGGCTGCTGGGCGGAAATCCTTTCGAAGCTCTCCGACATCTCGTACTGGTTCTACTTGAACCGGACCAAGCACAAGAAGTCGGTCCATTTTTATCTCATGCGCTACCTCTCGGGCGACACCGCGAATCACGACCACGAGGTCGATGAAGCGCGCTGGTTCGAGATCAAGGCGGCCAAGAAAGCGCTCAAGTACGTGAATGAGAAGCGCCTGGTCGACTTGGGTCTCGAGTGGCTCGAACAGGAAGGCGCCGGGCTCTTTGAGCCCGAGGTCGTCGCCGTCAGCCAATCGGTGAGGGACACGAGCGCGTAA
- a CDS encoding segregation and condensation protein A — translation MNPDPQLETRALRVSLDVFDGPLDLLLNLVKERQLDIATVPLATVADQYLAYIKAMEALDVELAADYLVVAATLVFLKSKALLPPIPIEFAGDPDESAEAVEARLRERLIAYSKYRDAGQELKARALEAASYYLRADGGDATAELVQRYKIDAAKLATALAAALRAAKPEKRTIIRERVSLVEQMEHLARVVRRDGRATFFGFCEGLDRVAIIVTFLAVLELVRRSRIRVSQDAMFGDIELLPVTEEDRSAA, via the coding sequence TTGAACCCTGACCCCCAGCTCGAGACACGAGCGCTGCGCGTCTCGCTCGACGTGTTCGACGGTCCGCTGGACCTGCTGCTCAACCTCGTCAAGGAACGCCAGCTCGACATCGCGACCGTCCCGCTCGCGACGGTCGCCGATCAGTACCTCGCCTATATCAAGGCGATGGAGGCGCTGGACGTCGAGCTCGCGGCCGACTACCTCGTCGTCGCAGCCACGCTCGTCTTCCTGAAATCGAAGGCCCTGCTGCCTCCGATCCCCATCGAGTTTGCCGGCGATCCCGACGAGTCGGCCGAGGCCGTCGAAGCGCGGCTGCGCGAACGGCTCATCGCCTACTCGAAGTACCGCGATGCGGGTCAGGAACTCAAGGCGCGCGCCCTCGAGGCGGCGTCCTACTACCTGCGCGCCGACGGCGGCGACGCCACGGCCGAACTCGTTCAGCGCTACAAGATCGACGCTGCGAAGCTCGCGACGGCGCTGGCCGCGGCCCTGCGCGCCGCCAAGCCCGAGAAGCGGACGATCATTCGGGAGCGCGTCTCGCTGGTGGAGCAGATGGAGCACCTCGCGCGCGTGGTCCGCCGCGACGGGCGCGCGACGTTTTTCGGGTTCTGCGAAGGGCTCGATCGCGTCGCGATCATCGTGACGTTCCTCGCCGTCCTCGAACTGGTCCGCCGCTCGCGGATCCGCGTCAGTCAGGACGCGATGTTCGGAGACATCGAACTCCTCCCCGTCACCGAAGAAGACCGCAGTGCAGCCTGA
- the scpB gene encoding SMC-Scp complex subunit ScpB gives MQPELVDTGKLQRELEALLFVASEALSIRELAKLTGAEQSEVTVALQKIDEEFAHRGIVLREIAGGYRFASAPAAREAVEAYLLPPKTNLSPAALETIAIVAYMQPVTKGEIEGIRGVSADSVIATLVDRRFLVESGRKDVPGRPMLYKTTDEFLEAFGLRNLEELPPIDLDGTAPIELALPIPTAPAHDSAGVPASADELEPEPEPDDPRTDGASAAGSETEPQPSAV, from the coding sequence GTGCAGCCTGAACTCGTCGACACCGGCAAACTCCAGCGCGAACTCGAAGCGCTGCTGTTCGTCGCCTCCGAAGCGCTCTCGATCAGGGAACTCGCCAAGCTCACCGGCGCCGAGCAGAGCGAGGTGACCGTTGCACTGCAGAAGATCGACGAGGAGTTCGCGCATCGCGGCATCGTGCTGCGCGAGATCGCCGGCGGCTATCGCTTCGCGAGCGCGCCCGCGGCGCGCGAGGCGGTCGAGGCGTATCTCCTCCCGCCCAAGACGAACCTCTCGCCCGCCGCGCTCGAGACGATCGCGATCGTCGCCTACATGCAGCCGGTGACCAAGGGTGAGATCGAGGGGATCCGCGGCGTCAGTGCCGATTCGGTGATCGCGACCTTGGTCGACCGGCGGTTTCTCGTCGAGTCGGGCCGCAAGGACGTCCCGGGCCGCCCGATGCTCTACAAGACGACCGACGAGTTTCTCGAAGCCTTCGGTTTGCGCAACCTCGAGGAGCTTCCGCCGATCGACCTCGACGGGACCGCGCCGATCGAGCTGGCCTTGCCGATCCCGACCGCACCGGCGCACGACTCCGCCGGAGTCCCGGCGTCCGCCGACGAACTCGAACCCGAACCCGAACCCGACGATCCACGCACCGACGGCGCGAGCGCCGCGGGATCAGAAACGGAGCCCCAGCCATCAGCGGTGTAA
- a CDS encoding DEAD/DEAH box helicase yields MWATIDENAQRVALVHELIQPGEAFRLTDDQRKAIDTISTQLDDGVLEFLLKAPTGSGKTEVMLRVAVDTILKTEGYIVIIAPTRDLIRQHITYFTDRLAGTGIGVGQIHGGASPAERRAVEAGIEDGTIHVVVGSAMMLTIDRHWRIIDESDLLVIDDVNAFDEREHLRLLEDLDCPMLFATATPAELKRFLERIGAMDNVVAMKKMPFDVLPTKVHKVEGVWGEPPAEQLSRADALIREHLARGSRIFVIGRTRGDVPRLAERLEHTYQIDVQQLRGDMADTHEQSKRYRRKGVKVNEVGTRVEMMNEFRSKAPAVLAATNLVGSGIDIPAADLIVITDSDAFGEAEIEQLIGRVGRRERPSDAVLLTGTTFEKNPSRAMASPRAKSFMPRGTRARQFDFGRRR; encoded by the coding sequence GTGTGGGCCACCATCGACGAGAACGCACAGCGCGTCGCGCTCGTGCACGAGCTGATCCAGCCCGGCGAGGCGTTCCGTCTCACCGACGATCAGCGCAAAGCGATCGACACGATCTCGACGCAGCTCGACGACGGCGTGCTCGAGTTTCTGCTCAAAGCGCCCACGGGCTCCGGCAAAACCGAAGTGATGCTGCGCGTCGCGGTCGACACGATCCTCAAGACGGAGGGCTACATCGTCATCATCGCGCCGACGCGCGATCTGATCCGCCAGCACATCACCTACTTCACCGACCGGCTCGCCGGGACGGGGATCGGCGTCGGGCAGATTCACGGCGGCGCTTCGCCGGCCGAGCGGCGCGCGGTCGAAGCGGGGATCGAGGACGGGACGATCCACGTCGTCGTCGGTTCCGCGATGATGCTCACCATCGACCGGCATTGGCGCATCATCGACGAGAGCGACCTGCTCGTGATCGACGACGTCAACGCGTTCGACGAACGCGAGCACCTGCGCTTGCTGGAAGACCTCGACTGCCCGATGCTCTTCGCGACCGCGACGCCGGCGGAACTGAAGCGCTTCCTCGAACGGATCGGCGCGATGGACAATGTCGTCGCGATGAAGAAGATGCCGTTCGACGTGCTGCCGACCAAAGTGCACAAGGTCGAGGGCGTGTGGGGCGAACCGCCGGCCGAACAGCTCTCGCGCGCCGACGCGTTGATCCGCGAGCACCTCGCGCGCGGTTCGCGGATCTTCGTGATCGGCCGGACCCGCGGCGACGTGCCGCGGCTCGCCGAGCGGCTCGAGCACACCTATCAGATCGACGTGCAGCAATTGCGCGGCGACATGGCCGACACGCACGAGCAGAGCAAACGGTATCGCCGGAAGGGCGTCAAGGTGAACGAGGTCGGGACGCGCGTGGAGATGATGAACGAGTTCCGCAGCAAAGCGCCGGCGGTCCTCGCGGCGACCAACCTCGTCGGCAGCGGGATCGACATCCCGGCCGCCGATCTCATCGTGATCACCGACTCCGACGCGTTCGGCGAAGCGGAGATCGAGCAGCTCATCGGCCGCGTGGGCCGTCGCGAGCGGCCTTCCGACGCGGTCCTGCTCACCGGGACGACGTTCGAGAAGAACCCGTCGCGCGCGATGGCATCGCCGCGTGCGAAGAGCTTCATGCCGCGCGGGACGCGCGCGCGCCAGTTCGACTTCGGCCGCCGCCGC